GGGGTCGACCCAGAAGCTGGGGGCGATCATCTGGTTTGAGGTCAAGGCGGTGATGACGTTGTTGACGACCTCCTTCTGGGAGAGACCGAGCTGGCTCGCCCGCTCGCGGTCGATGTCGAGGCGGAGGGCGGGATAGTCGAGATCCTGGGGGATGAGGACGTCGCTCGCGCCCCCGAGCTTGCGCGCCTGGCTGGCCACGTCCAGGGCAACCTTGTAGGTCTTCTCCATGTCCAACCCGCTTACCTGGACGTCGATGGGGGCGGGAAGCCCCAGGTTGAGCACGGCGTCGGCCAGGCCCCCCGACTGAAAGTATGCGCTCACCTCGGGCATCTCCTGCCGTAGCTTTGCCCGCACGCGGTTCATGTATTCGTAGCTTCCGACCCGGTGGCCCTCCTCCAGGCTGACCTGGACGAAGGCGGTGTGCTGAGCCGAGTTGGGCGTGTAGATGGCCGAGAAATCAGGGGTGACCCCGATGTTGGACACGATCATGCCCCGCTCCCCCGGGGGCACGACCTCGCGGATCTTCTCCTCCACGCGCGCCACATAGCGCTCGGTCAGCTCCAAGCGCGTCCCGGAAGGTGCCTTGAGATTGAGGACGAACTGCCCTGGATCGGTGCGGGGGTAGAAGGCCACGCCGAGCAAGGGGTAAGCGAACAGGCTGAGAAGGGAGACGCCGACGAGGACACTCACCGTAGCGCGCGGTCGGTGGAGGGCGCGGGCCAAGGTGTGGTCGTAGTGCCGAAGCAGCTTCTCGAAGTAGCGATTGAAGCCGGCCACGACCTCCCCAAAGCGGGACCGCGAAGAAGGCACCGCGTGCTCATGGACGAGGTGGGCACTCTTGATCAGGTTGGCGCAGAAGAGGGGGACCACGGTCAGGGCCACGAAATAGGAGGCGAGGAGGGAGAGCACCACCGCCGCCGCCAAGGCCACGAAGAGGAAGCGGCTCACTCCATACAGGAAGACCACGGGGAAGAACACAACCATGGTCGCGAGAGTCGCGGCCAGGACGGGGAGCGCCACCTCCTGGCCTCCCTTTTCCGCGGCCAGGCGCGGCTCAGTCTTCATCTCGAGGTGCCGGAAGATGTTCTCCAGCACGACCACCGAGTTGTCGATGAGGCGGGAAAAGGCAAGGGCAAGCCCACCCAGGGCCATGGTGTTAACGGTGCCCCCTCCGGCATCGATGGCGAGCAGGGCGGCCAGGGCGGAGAGTGGAATGGAAAGGAAGACGGCGGCGGTGGCACGCACGCTGCCCAAGAAGAGCAGGATCATGACCCCGGTGAGCACCAGGCCAATGGCGCCCTCGTGCAGCAGGTTCTCGATCGCCTTCTTGACGAAGACGGATTGATCGAACACCACCCTGGCCACCATTTGCTTGGGCACGTCGGTCAGGTTGCCGACCGCGCGCTGGATCCCGTCCACCACCGCGATGGTGTTGGTGTCTCCTCCCTGCTTCAGCACCGGTAGGTAGACGGACTTCTGACCGTCGATGCGGACGACGTTGGTCTGGATCTGCTCCGCGTCCTGCGCCCGGCCGACGTCCTGTACCAGTACGGAGGCCCCGTTCACCGTCTTGAGGGGGAGGCGGTTGATCTCCTCCGTGGTCGGGAGCTGGCTGTTAGTGTAGAGGTTGTAGTCGATGGCGCCTATGCGGACGTCCCCCGCGGGCAGGATGAGGTTGTTGTCGTTCACGGTGCGGACCACGTCCATAACGCTCAGCTGGTGGGCATCGAGCTTCAAGGGATCCACGTAGACCATGATCTGGCGGTAGCGTCCGCCGAAGGGCTGGGGGACGGAGGCCCCATCAACATTCGCCACCTGGTTGCGGACCGTGTACTGCCCGAGGTCGCGGAGCTGGGTCTCGTTGAGCCCTTCCCCCTTGAGGGTGATGAGGCAGACCGGGAGGCTGGAAGCATCGAACTTGAGGACCACGGGGGGGAGGGTGCCCGGGGGCAGCCGCCGCAGGTTGGCCATGGCGAGGTTGGCGATGATGCTCAGGGCGGCGTTGGCGTCGGTGCCGGGCTGGAAGTAAACCTTGATGAGGCTCACGCCGGGAAGAGATCTGGACTCGATGTGGTCGATTCCGCTCCCCAGGGTGAAGAAGCGCTCGAAACGTCCCGTTATGTCGGTCTCGATCTGCTCGGGCGGCATGCCCGAGTAAAAAGTGGCGACCACCACCACCGGAATGTTGATGGGGGGGAAGAGGTCCACGGGCATGCGCGCGACGGCGGTCGTCCCAACCACCGCCACCATGAGACAGACCACAACGACGAAATAGGGGTAGCGGATCGCGAAGCCCGACACTAGGAGAAGCCCTCTCCGGTCTTCTCCGCTTCCGGGGAGAGCTCGTGCGGTGTGACCGGATCCCCGATCCGGAACTGGCTGCGGCTGCCGATGATCACCCGGTCACCCTCTCGAAGTCCGGAGAGCACCTCGACTCGTTGGGGTCCCTCGAGGCCCAACTTCACCGACCGCTCCTCGACGACGTCCCCGGCTCCGATGACCAGCACCCGGGCCTCGGAGCCGGTGCGGGCCACCGCCTGGAGGGGGACCGTGAGCACCCGGTCCCTCTGCGCCAGCACCAGGTCCGCCTCTGCGTACATGCCCAGAACGATCGACCCGTCAGGGTTGTCCACGTCGATCTCGGTGCGCATGGTACGGGTCTGCTCGTCCAAGGCGTCCGCGAACCGAGCCACCCGACCCTCGAACGTGCGGCCCAGGGTGGGGACGCGGACCCGGACCACCGTTCCCAGGTGGACCTGGGGTACGACGGACTCCGGAGTGGGCAGCACCAGGCGCAGCTTCGTGGTGTCCGCGAGCCGAACCACGGGCATGGCCTGGGTGCTGGAGGCCGTGCCTGCCTGGATCAGGGCTCCCGGATCCGCGTAACGCTTGGTGATGACGCCGGCAAAGGGTGCGGTGATCCGGGCGTAGTCGGAAAGGGCCGTGACGCGCTGCGTCTCCGCCTTTGCCACCCATAGCTGGTTCCCGTTCTCGGAAAGCGCGGCGCGGGACACCTCGATCTGAGCCTCGGCCTGCTTGTCCCGGGCTTGGGCCTCGTCCAGCTCCTGCTCCGCGATCAGACCCGGCCGCGTCTGAGACGCCTCCTTCAGCCGCGCATAGGCAGAGTGGGTGGCGGCATGAAGCGACTCCGCCTTCTCGAGCTCGCTCTGGGCACGGCGAATGCTGTCTTCACTGCGTCTTGTCGATGCTTCCGCCCCCAGGACCTGCGCACTGAGCTCCGGCACCTCCAGAACGGCCAGGACCTGCCCCGCCTTGACACGGTCTCCTACGTCCACGGAGATCTTGCGGATGTAGCCAGCCACTTTGGCGTGGAGGTCGGCCTCTTGGAAGGGGCGGAACTCACCGGATAGGGTGAGGACGCTTGAGAGGGGCGTGGGCACGACCCGTACGACCGCGGCGAGGGGGGACGCGCCTTTCGGGCTGCTGCCTGTGCTGGCCCGGCCTGAGAAGGCCAGGACCGCCGTCCCCACGATCAATACCGGCGCCGCGATTAGGAAGTGCTTGGTCTTAAACCTAAGCCCCATCTCCGGGACACGCTCTCCGATACAAGCCCTTCGAGGATCCCCTAGCCCGACGGAGCGCCTCTCTCCGGCTAGGAAGAGGACGTCGGAACTCCGGAAACCGGGGTTCGAGCCGCCGACCGAGCAGGCAGAATAGCATAGACGACCGGAGCACGCCCACGCGGGGGAGGCCGCCGCGTCGCCCACGCCCGTGGCTCTGCTGGATGTCACTGACCGGCCGCTGGTTGCGGGCAAGACTCACGCTCGCCGGTGGCCGCCGTCCTTCCCGTCGACCTCGGGAGAGTTAACAGTGTTGTTACACGTTCGTCACTCCGGCGCTTCCTGCCTCCGAGAGGCTGGATGACGGTGGTCTTGGCGAGGGATCCCGAGAGTTCCCATCGCACTCACCTAAGGAACAGGCTGGGGTTGGAGGAGCTTCTCAACTCAAGGCTTTTTGAGTCGGCACGCAGTTACACGCGTGCTATGGAGGTGGCGCTCGACGGCGTGAGGCGAGGCACTGCCAGCTCCTGTCCACCCCCTTCAAACCCTGAGAGGCACGCGATTTCACAGAGAATTAACCCGGACGAAACGGCCTGTTTGCACGCGCTGGCTACGGTTAGCGGAGGCGTTGCGGGCCCACCGTCCGCTTGACCACGGAGGACAGCAAGATGAAGAGCTCCATTGGGTTCGCCGCTGCCGCCACGCTCCTCGCCGCTGCCGTATCGGCGGAGACGATCCAGATCGACGGGGCAGGGGCGACCTTCCCGTATCCCATCTACTCGAAGTGGTTCTCGGAATACAACAAGCTCCACCCCGAGGTCCAGATCAACTATCAGTCCATTGGTTCCGGGGGCGGGATCCGGCAGCTCACCAACCAGACCGTGTTCTTCGGGGCTAGCGATGGACCGATGACGGACGAGCAGCTCAAGGCTGCCCCCGCGCCAATCCTCCACTTCCCGACCGTGCTGGGGGCGGTGGTGCCGGTCTACAACATTCCGGGCGTGAGCGCGGAGCTCAAGTTCACCGGCCCCACCCTCGCCGATGTCTACCTCGGAAAGATCACGAAGTGGAACGACAAGGCGATCGCCGCCGAAAACCCGGGCGTCAAACTGCCTGCAAGCGACATCGCGGTCGTCCACCGCTCCGACGGGTCGGGGACGACCTACATCTTCGTTGACTACCTCGCCAAGACCTCGCCAGAGTGGAAGACCAAGGTCGGCGTAGCCACGTCCGTGAACTGGCCGGTGGGAGTGGGGGGGAAGGGCAACGAAGGCGTCTCCGGGCTCGTGACCCAGACCCCGAACGCCATCGGCTACGTCGAGCTCA
This DNA window, taken from Vicinamibacteria bacterium, encodes the following:
- the pstS gene encoding phosphate ABC transporter substrate-binding protein PstS: MKSSIGFAAAATLLAAAVSAETIQIDGAGATFPYPIYSKWFSEYNKLHPEVQINYQSIGSGGGIRQLTNQTVFFGASDGPMTDEQLKAAPAPILHFPTVLGAVVPVYNIPGVSAELKFTGPTLADVYLGKITKWNDKAIAAENPGVKLPASDIAVVHRSDGSGTTYIFVDYLAKTSPEWKTKVGVATSVNWPVGVGGKGNEGVSGLVTQTPNAIGYVELIYALQNKIAFGSVKNHDGEWVKASLQSVTAAAAAVEGKMPADFRVSITDGAGKGVYPISSFTWLLFSESPSDKAKAKIMVDFTKWALSDGQKYCADLGYAPLPASVVKLEIVALAKIK
- a CDS encoding efflux RND transporter permease subunit translates to MSGFAIRYPYFVVVVCLMVAVVGTTAVARMPVDLFPPINIPVVVVATFYSGMPPEQIETDITGRFERFFTLGSGIDHIESRSLPGVSLIKVYFQPGTDANAALSIIANLAMANLRRLPPGTLPPVVLKFDASSLPVCLITLKGEGLNETQLRDLGQYTVRNQVANVDGASVPQPFGGRYRQIMVYVDPLKLDAHQLSVMDVVRTVNDNNLILPAGDVRIGAIDYNLYTNSQLPTTEEINRLPLKTVNGASVLVQDVGRAQDAEQIQTNVVRIDGQKSVYLPVLKQGGDTNTIAVVDGIQRAVGNLTDVPKQMVARVVFDQSVFVKKAIENLLHEGAIGLVLTGVMILLFLGSVRATAAVFLSIPLSALAALLAIDAGGGTVNTMALGGLALAFSRLIDNSVVVLENIFRHLEMKTEPRLAAEKGGQEVALPVLAATLATMVVFFPVVFLYGVSRFLFVALAAAVVLSLLASYFVALTVVPLFCANLIKSAHLVHEHAVPSSRSRFGEVVAGFNRYFEKLLRHYDHTLARALHRPRATVSVLVGVSLLSLFAYPLLGVAFYPRTDPGQFVLNLKAPSGTRLELTERYVARVEEKIREVVPPGERGMIVSNIGVTPDFSAIYTPNSAQHTAFVQVSLEEGHRVGSYEYMNRVRAKLRQEMPEVSAYFQSGGLADAVLNLGLPAPIDVQVSGLDMEKTYKVALDVASQARKLGGASDVLIPQDLDYPALRLDIDRERASQLGLSQKEVVNNVITALTSNQMIAPSFWVDPKSGNDYLLTVQYPENKIRSLGDLKQIPIRSAGSAIPTQLDAVTRIAPIQSPTEVDHYQLRRVIDVYVAPASEDLGGLSASIDRIVRRIRLPEGIRVDVRGSVQGMRASFRSFGGGLLLAVLLVYLILVAQFESFLDPFIILLAIPPGLTGVLLVLLGTGTTLNVMSLMGVVMMVGIVVSNSILIVEFARSLRREGEPLAKAVAVACRIRLRPVLMTSLATIIGLLPMALKLGTGAEAYAPLARAIIGGLLVSVVVTVYLVPAAYLDFHRKEEVASPGARA
- a CDS encoding efflux RND transporter periplasmic adaptor subunit, whose product is MGLRFKTKHFLIAAPVLIVGTAVLAFSGRASTGSSPKGASPLAAVVRVVPTPLSSVLTLSGEFRPFQEADLHAKVAGYIRKISVDVGDRVKAGQVLAVLEVPELSAQVLGAEASTRRSEDSIRRAQSELEKAESLHAATHSAYARLKEASQTRPGLIAEQELDEAQARDKQAEAQIEVSRAALSENGNQLWVAKAETQRVTALSDYARITAPFAGVITKRYADPGALIQAGTASSTQAMPVVRLADTTKLRLVLPTPESVVPQVHLGTVVRVRVPTLGRTFEGRVARFADALDEQTRTMRTEIDVDNPDGSIVLGMYAEADLVLAQRDRVLTVPLQAVARTGSEARVLVIGAGDVVEERSVKLGLEGPQRVEVLSGLREGDRVIIGSRSQFRIGDPVTPHELSPEAEKTGEGFS